One window from the genome of Saccharomyces mikatae IFO 1815 strain IFO1815 genome assembly, chromosome: 6 encodes:
- the UIP4 gene encoding Uip4p (similar to Saccharomyces cerevisiae UIP4 (YPL186C); ancestral locus Anc_6.184) has product MVTIVFPHPAEDFPDLKIAGEFTDWKGVPMSINAETGQWEYKIDESSIAKHNDKDKVHFKFIDHNGNWFADDEYAKEIDEHSNENNVATLETHDYEGSVNTNSKEGVESAQEANNDGLGLYYEGPETPTPSLKGNTTIASSKAGSSQIEQAPKEEAVRNGRKLDHTPLKEAAAEEDFKTEKELSPFFPEQQEENKRDEELDNLSEGNDNTRVNEDTDVTDSNESEHEIDGSDTENTDISEQEEIHKSDKLVTQGANSIVKKDDSNTEDYESVLEKLLGALGRFFGSWFSWLTTKMSGTEAA; this is encoded by the coding sequence ATGGTCACCATTGTATTTCCTCATCCTGCGGAAGACTTTCCAGATTTGAAGATCGCTGGCGAATTTACCGATTGGAAAGGTGTGCCCATGAGTATTAATGCCGAAACTGGACAATGGGAATATAAAATCGATGAATCTTCTATAGCCAAACATAATGATAAGGATAAGGTACATTTCAAGTTTATAGATCACAATGGTAACTGGTTTGCCGATGATGAGTATGCGAAGGAGATTGACGAGCATAGCAATGAGAATAATGTTGCCACTTTAGAGACCCATGATTATGAGGGAAGCGTAAACACAAATAGTAAGGAGGGTGTCGAATCTGCGCAAGAAGCAAACAATGATGGATTAGGGTTGTATTATGAAGGTCCTGAGACTCCAACTCCGTCCTTAAAAGGCAACACGACAATTGCTTCTTCTAAAGCAGGAAGTTCACAAATCGAACAGGcaccaaaagaagaagctgTCAGAAACGGAAGGAAACTCGATCATACTCCACTCAAGGAAGCTGCagcagaagaagattttaaGACGGAGAAAGAGCTTTCTCCATTCTTTCCAGAACAACAAGAGGAGAACAAGCGGGACGAAGAGTTAGATAATCTTTCTGAAGGTAATGATAACACAAGGGTTAATGAAGATACAGACGTAACTGATTCGAATGAATCGGAACATGAGATTGATGGTTCCGACACTGAAAATACTGATATATCcgaacaagaagaaatacaTAAATCAGATAAGCTGGTCACTCAAGGTGCTAATTCAATTGTTAAAAAGGACGACAGTAATACTGAGGATTATGAAAGTGTCTTGGAAAAGCTTCTTGGAGCGTTAGGACGTTTCTTCGGATCATGGTTCTCTTGGTTGACAACGAAAATGTCAGGTACAGAGGCAGCTTAA
- the MF(ALPHA)1 gene encoding Mf(Alpha)1p (similar to Saccharomyces cerevisiae MF(ALPHA)2 (YGL089C) and MF(ALPHA)1 (YPL187W); ancestral locus Anc_6.185), with amino-acid sequence MRFSSIFTAVLFGASSTLAAPVNTTTEDETAHIPAEAIIGYLDLEGDRDVAVLPFSNSTNSGLLFINTTIADIATNEEGISLNKREAEAWHWLQLKPGQPMYKREADAEAWHWLQLKPGQPMYKREADAEAWHWLQLKPGQPMY; translated from the coding sequence ATgagattttcttcaatttttacCGCAGTTTTATTTGGGGCTTCTTCCACCTTAGCCGCCCCAGTCAATACCACTACCGAAGACGAAACGGCTCACATTCCGGCTGAAGCCATCATTGGTTACTTGGATTTAGAAGGTGATCGTGATGTTGCTGTTTTGCCATTTTCCAATAGCACAAACAGTGGTTTGTTGTTCATAAATACTACTATTGCTGATATTGCCACTAACGAAGAAGGCATTTCATTAAACAAAAGAGAGGCAGAAGCCTGGCATTGGTTGCAGTTGAAACCTGGTCAGCCAATGTACAAGAGAGAAGCCGACGCTGAGGCCTGGCATTGGTTACAGTTGAAACCTGGTCAGCCAATGTACAAGAGAGAAGCCGATGCTGAGGCCTGGCATTGGTTACAGTTGAAACCTGGCCAACCGATGTACTAG
- the POS5 gene encoding NADH kinase (similar to Saccharomyces cerevisiae POS5 (YPL188W); ancestral locus Anc_6.186) translates to MFSRLKINHSMRWYRFYSTLDSHSLKLQSGSKFVKIKQVSGLRGSSSADFVSPPNSKLQSLIWQNPLQNVYITKKPWTPSTREAMVEFITHLHESYPEVNVIVQPDVAEEISQDFKSPLENDPNRPHILYTGPEQDIVNRTDLLVTLGGDGTILHGVSMFGNTQVPPVLAFALGTLGFLLPFDFKEHKKVFQEVISSRAKCLHRTRLECHLKKKDSNSSIVTHAMNDIFLHRGNSPHLTNLDIFIDGEFLTRTTADGVALATPTGSTAYSLSAGGSIVSPLVPAILMTPICPRSLSFRPLILPHSSHIRIKIGSKLNQKPINSVVKLSVDGIPQQDLDVGDEIHVINEVGTIYIDGTQLPTTRKPQSDFNNSKKPKRSGIYCVAKTENDWIRGINELLGFNSSFRLTKRKSDND, encoded by the coding sequence ATGTTTTCCAGACTTAAAATAAATCACTCCATGAGATGGTATAGATTCTATAGTACACTCGATTCACATTCCCTAAAATTGCAGAGTGGTTCGAAATttgtaaaaataaagcaaGTAAGTGGCTTGAGGGGTAGCTCATCAGCAGATTTTGTGTCTCCACCAAATTCTAAATTACAATCTTTAATTTGGCAAAACCCTTTACAAAATGTTTATATAACTAAAAAACCCTGGACTCCATCTACAAGAGAGGCAATGGTTGAATTCATAACACATTTACATGAGTCCTATCCCGAAGTAAACGTTATTGTTCAACCTGATGTTGCAGAAGAGATTTCTCAGGATTTCAAGTCTCCGTTGGAAAATGATCCCAACAGACCGCATATACTTTATACTGGACCTGAACAAGATATAGTAAACAGGACAGATTTACTTGTCACATTGGGAGGGGATGGTACCATTTTACACGGTGTATCAATGTTCGGAAACACACAAGTTCCTCCAGTCTTAGCATTTGCTCTTGGAACACTGGGGTTTCTCTTACCGtttgatttcaaagagCATAAAAAAGTCTTTCAAGAGGTAATCAGCTCTAGAGCTAAATGTTTGCATAGGACACGACTAGAATGCcacttgaaaaagaaggataGTAACTCATCTATTGTGACTCATGCTATGAATGACATATTTTTACATAGAGGTAATTCCCCCCATCTCACCAACTtggatatttttattgatggAGAGTTTTTGACAAGAACGACAGCTGACGGCGTGGCGTTAGCTACACCAACAGGCTCTACAGCATATTCATTATCAGCGGGAGGATCTATTGTCTCTCCGTTGGTGCCTGCTATTCTAATGACACCAATTTGTCCACGCTCTTTGTCGTTCCGACCATTGATTTTGCCTCATTCATCCCACATTAGAATAAAAATAGGTTCCAAATTGAATCAAAAACCAATTAATAGTGTGGTAAAACTATCCGTTGATGGTATTCCTCAACAAGATTTAGATGTTGGTGATGAAATTCACGTTATAAATGAGGTTGGTACCATATACATAGATGGAACTCAACTTCCAACCACAAGGAAACCCCAATCTGACTTCAATAATTCGAAAAAACCGAAGAGATCTGGAATTTATTGCGTAGCTAAGACAGAGAATGATTGGATTAGAGGAATCAATGAACTTTTAGGCTTCAATTCCAGCTTTAGACTGACCAAAAGGAAGAGTGACAATGAttaa